Proteins found in one Rhodobacteraceae bacterium D3-12 genomic segment:
- a CDS encoding beta-lactamase family protein: protein MHRFPLALLAFLALLTLALAPRPASAQTLAQSLQSDFDAGALPGLHGVLVLYRGKKLVEIYFDGQDQRWGVPLGNRRHGPNTLHDMRSVTKSVVGLLYGIALDRGLVPPPDAALYAQFPEYADLARDPKRARITIADALTMRMGTAWDETTPYSNPRNSEIAMERAPDRYRFVLEQKILTRPGGRWTYSGGATALVARIIEKGTGKPIDAFAREALFAPLGITRFDWVKGGDGVPSAASGLRLTLPALARIGTLVAGHGRYNGKQIVSARWMKAATSPLARTSFGLQYGYFWWHSPAKSPAKWTAAMGNGGQRLTVQPHVDLVIAIIAGNYNHPKDWKTPVAVIEKHVVPAILNSQ, encoded by the coding sequence ATGCACCGTTTCCCCCTCGCGCTCCTTGCATTTCTAGCGCTGCTCACACTGGCGCTCGCGCCCCGTCCGGCATCGGCGCAAACGCTCGCCCAATCGCTGCAATCTGATTTCGACGCAGGCGCCCTGCCCGGATTGCACGGCGTCCTCGTGCTCTATCGCGGCAAAAAGCTGGTCGAGATCTACTTCGACGGCCAAGACCAACGCTGGGGGGTGCCCCTTGGCAATCGCCGCCACGGGCCAAACACCCTGCACGACATGCGCTCGGTCACGAAATCGGTGGTTGGCCTGCTCTATGGCATCGCGCTGGATCGCGGGCTTGTGCCGCCGCCTGACGCCGCGCTCTATGCGCAATTCCCCGAATACGCCGACCTTGCCCGCGATCCCAAACGCGCCCGGATCACCATTGCCGACGCGCTGACCATGCGCATGGGCACCGCCTGGGACGAAACCACCCCATACTCAAACCCCCGCAACAGCGAAATCGCGATGGAGCGCGCGCCCGACCGCTACCGCTTTGTGCTTGAGCAAAAAATCCTAACCCGCCCCGGTGGTCGCTGGACATACTCCGGCGGCGCAACCGCCCTCGTTGCGCGGATCATCGAAAAAGGCACCGGCAAGCCGATTGACGCTTTCGCCCGCGAGGCGCTCTTTGCCCCGCTTGGCATCACCCGCTTTGACTGGGTCAAAGGCGGCGATGGCGTGCCCTCGGCGGCCTCCGGCCTGCGCCTGACCCTGCCCGCGCTTGCCCGCATCGGCACGCTGGTCGCCGGACACGGGCGTTACAACGGCAAACAGATCGTCTCGGCCCGCTGGATGAAAGCCGCGACAAGCCCGCTGGCAAGAACCAGCTTCGGCCTGCAATACGGCTACTTCTGGTGGCACTCCCCCGCCAAAAGCCCCGCAAAATGGACCGCCGCCATGGGCAATGGCGGGCAGCGACTTACCGTGCAGCCGCATGTCGACCTCGTGATCGCCATCATCGCCGGGAATTACAATCACCCGAAAGATTGGAAAACCCCCGTCGCGGTGATCGAAAAACACGTGGTCCCGGCGATCCTGAACAGCCAATAG
- a CDS encoding ABC transporter permease, whose product MNWQGFWAIYASEMNRFFRTIMQSLISPVLSTSLYFVVFGTAIGSRIEQVEGVSYGAFIVPGLIMLSVMTQSLSNASFGIYFPKFIGTIFEVLSAPVSFIEIVLGYVGAAATKALFIGLIILGTAWFFVDLTIAHPVAMLAFLFLTCISFALFGFIIGIWAQNFEQLQLIPLLVVTPLVFLGGAFYSVSMLPPVWQTITLFNPVLYLISGFRWAFFGTADVPVMVSLLAIGGFTLVCLVVIGVIFKTGYRVKP is encoded by the coding sequence ATGAACTGGCAAGGGTTTTGGGCGATCTATGCCTCGGAGATGAACAGGTTTTTCCGCACCATCATGCAGAGCCTGATTTCACCGGTGTTGAGCACATCGCTGTATTTCGTGGTGTTCGGCACGGCGATTGGCAGCCGGATTGAGCAGGTGGAGGGCGTGTCATATGGGGCGTTCATCGTGCCGGGGCTGATCATGTTGTCGGTGATGACGCAGAGCCTGTCGAACGCAAGTTTCGGGATATATTTCCCGAAGTTCATCGGCACGATATTCGAGGTTCTTTCGGCGCCGGTGAGTTTCATTGAAATCGTGTTGGGCTATGTCGGGGCGGCGGCGACGAAGGCGTTGTTTATCGGGTTGATCATTCTTGGGACCGCGTGGTTTTTCGTTGACCTGACGATTGCGCATCCGGTGGCGATGCTGGCGTTTTTGTTCCTGACCTGTATCAGTTTTGCACTGTTCGGGTTCATCATCGGCATATGGGCGCAGAATTTCGAGCAGTTGCAGTTGATCCCTTTGCTGGTGGTGACGCCGTTGGTGTTTTTGGGGGGCGCGTTTTATTCGGTGTCGATGTTGCCGCCTGTGTGGCAGACGATCACCTTGTTTAACCCGGTGCTCTATCTGATTTCGGGGTTCCGGTGGGCCTTTTTTGGCACGGCGGATGTGCCGGTGATGGTGTCTTTGCTGGCGATTGGCGGCTTTACCCTTGTGTGTCTGGTGGTGATCGGGGTGATTTTCAAAACCGGCTATCGGGTGAAGCCCTGA
- a CDS encoding SDR family oxidoreductase — MSARALVTGGGDRLGAAMVRYLAKRGYDVAVHYNTSAAKAEALMAEVQQGGVRAVALQADLLDEAQVSPLVGRAAEALGGPLDVLINNASIFEYDTIRTGTRDSWDRHIESNLRAPFVLTQAFAAQAPKAMPDDAAEPMAQALVINMVDQRVRKLTPEFASYTIAKMGLWALTQTSAQALAPDVRVNAIGPGPTMIGARQSAAHFAQQRENTVLGRGSNPQDITAALGYFLDAPAVTGQLLCVDGGQHLGWQTPDILGPE; from the coding sequence ATGAGCGCGCGGGCGCTTGTTACCGGCGGAGGCGACCGGCTGGGCGCGGCGATGGTGCGATACCTTGCCAAGCGCGGCTATGACGTTGCGGTGCATTACAACACCAGCGCGGCCAAGGCCGAAGCCTTGATGGCCGAGGTGCAGCAGGGCGGGGTGCGCGCCGTAGCCTTGCAGGCCGATCTGTTGGACGAGGCGCAGGTGAGCCCGCTTGTGGGGCGCGCGGCAGAGGCGTTGGGCGGGCCGCTGGATGTGTTGATCAACAACGCGTCGATCTTTGAGTATGACACGATCCGCACGGGCACGCGCGACAGTTGGGACCGGCATATCGAGTCAAACCTGCGCGCGCCGTTCGTGTTGACGCAGGCGTTTGCGGCGCAGGCCCCCAAGGCCATGCCCGATGACGCCGCCGAGCCGATGGCGCAGGCGCTGGTGATCAATATGGTGGACCAGCGGGTGCGCAAGCTGACGCCTGAGTTTGCCTCGTATACGATTGCAAAGATGGGGCTTTGGGCGCTGACACAGACCAGCGCGCAGGCATTGGCGCCGGATGTGCGGGTGAATGCAATTGGCCCTGGCCCGACGATGATAGGCGCGCGCCAGAGCGCCGCGCATTTCGCGCAGCAGCGCGAGAATACGGTGCTTGGGCGCGGCTCTAATCCGCAGGATATTACCGCCGCTCTGGGCTATTTTCTGGATGCGCCAGCGGTGACCGGGCAGTTGCTTTGTGTGGATGGCGGGCAGCACCTTGGCTGGCAGACGCCGGACATACTGGGACCTGAGTAA
- a CDS encoding alpha/beta hydrolase: MTKQVDRSPDAPRRRPLHPALGLVALNVAARALSVVSPRLAGRWMVKMFTTPKRHKAPPRESDWMTGSRLERITGAGQEVPLYHWGGDGPIILLVHGFAGRGSQMGAFAAPLVAAGFHVVAMDLPAHGRAAGSHSAPPDMAKAIALAAAHLGSVFGVVAHSVGCLSTALAMSQGMRVAAVAFIAPPVSARGRLEAFARFVGFSPAALPFAHRILARRYGVGIETLETEEMVPGREVGVLILHDRADPMVPFEEGARLAEQWRGAALVATDGLGHTRILRDAEVTQQVVGFLSAKAAKAGAAPAA; the protein is encoded by the coding sequence ATGACAAAGCAGGTTGATCGTTCACCGGATGCGCCGCGCCGCCGACCTCTTCACCCTGCGTTGGGGCTTGTTGCTCTGAACGTGGCGGCGCGTGCGCTATCGGTTGTATCGCCGCGTTTGGCCGGGCGCTGGATGGTGAAAATGTTCACCACGCCCAAGCGCCACAAAGCGCCGCCGCGTGAGTCGGATTGGATGACAGGTTCGCGATTGGAGCGGATCACGGGCGCGGGGCAGGAGGTGCCGCTTTATCATTGGGGGGGTGATGGGCCGATCATCCTGTTGGTGCACGGGTTTGCGGGCCGGGGTAGCCAGATGGGGGCGTTTGCCGCGCCGTTGGTTGCGGCCGGATTTCATGTGGTGGCAATGGATTTGCCCGCACATGGGCGCGCGGCGGGCAGCCATAGCGCGCCGCCGGATATGGCCAAGGCGATTGCCCTTGCGGCGGCGCATCTGGGCTCGGTGTTCGGCGTGGTTGCGCATTCGGTCGGATGTTTGAGCACCGCGCTGGCCATGTCACAGGGGATGCGCGTTGCTGCGGTGGCCTTTATCGCGCCGCCGGTGAGCGCACGCGGGCGGTTGGAGGCATTTGCGCGGTTTGTCGGGTTTTCACCGGCGGCGTTGCCGTTTGCGCATCGCATTCTGGCGCGGCGCTATGGTGTTGGGATTGAAACGCTTGAGACCGAGGAGATGGTGCCGGGGCGCGAGGTTGGCGTTTTGATCCTGCATGATCGGGCAGATCCGATGGTGCCGTTTGAAGAAGGCGCGCGGCTGGCCGAGCAATGGCGCGGGGCCGCGTTGGTGGCGACCGACGGGTTGGGCCACACGCGCATTCTGCGCGATGCAGAGGTCACGCAGCAGGTTGTCGGCTTTTTGAGCGCAAAAGCGGCCAAGGCGGGGGCCGCGCCTGCGGCGTGA
- a CDS encoding crotonase/enoyl-CoA hydratase family protein, which produces MTKVTYEKDGRIARITLNRPEVMNAIDDDLPRELAEAVARAEADDGVHVMLLSGAGEAFCAGYDLTFYAENNGTNNVTQEMPWDPIKDYRFMWNNTQHFMSLFRAMKPVVTKVHGFAVAGGSDIALCSDMVIMGENAKIGYMPTRVWGCPTTAMWVYRLGPEKAKRMLFTGDKITGREAEEMGLVLKAVPEAQLDDEVEALVARMASVPINQLAMQKMVINQPMEASINATQRLATVFDGITRHSPEGLNFKARSEAEGWKQAVDDRDQGTWDWTKNEPLPKSNR; this is translated from the coding sequence ATGACCAAAGTAACCTACGAGAAAGACGGGCGCATTGCACGCATTACCTTGAACCGGCCAGAGGTGATGAACGCGATTGACGATGATCTGCCGCGCGAACTGGCCGAGGCGGTGGCGCGGGCAGAGGCGGACGACGGCGTGCATGTGATGTTGCTGAGCGGCGCGGGGGAGGCGTTTTGCGCAGGCTATGATCTGACGTTTTATGCCGAGAACAATGGCACCAACAATGTCACGCAGGAGATGCCGTGGGATCCGATCAAGGATTACCGGTTCATGTGGAACAACACCCAGCATTTCATGTCGCTGTTTCGTGCGATGAAGCCGGTGGTGACCAAGGTGCACGGGTTCGCTGTGGCGGGTGGGTCGGATATCGCCTTGTGTTCGGACATGGTGATCATGGGCGAAAACGCCAAGATCGGCTATATGCCGACGCGGGTTTGGGGCTGTCCGACGACCGCGATGTGGGTCTATCGGCTGGGCCCGGAAAAGGCCAAGCGGATGCTGTTTACCGGCGACAAGATCACCGGGCGCGAGGCCGAGGAGATGGGGCTTGTGCTGAAGGCGGTGCCGGAGGCGCAGTTGGACGACGAGGTGGAAGCGCTGGTGGCGCGGATGGCCAGCGTGCCGATCAACCAGTTGGCGATGCAAAAGATGGTGATTAACCAGCCGATGGAGGCGTCGATCAACGCCACGCAGCGGTTGGCGACAGTGTTTGACGGCATCACGCGGCATTCGCCCGAAGGGTTGAATTTCAAAGCCCGTTCCGAGGCCGAAGGCTGGAAACAGGCGGTTGATGATCGCGATCAGGGCACGTGGGACTGGACCAAGAACGAGCCGCTCCCCAAGAGCAACCGCTGA
- a CDS encoding ABC transporter ATP-binding protein: protein MAAIVEIDGLSKTYDGGFTALEPLNLSIEDGEILALLGPNGAGKTTLISMLCGLVSPSEGRARVAGFDVVADYRAARRTIGLVPQEIHLEPFQTVWNALRFTRGLFGLKRDDAALEAILKRLSLWDKRGAKINELSGGMKRRVLIAKALCHDPKVLFLDEPTAGVDVELRRDMWEIVSDLKAAGVTIILTTHYIEEAEAIADRIGVINKGRLLLVEEKAALMARMGRKELRIALRTPAEAVPEALGDYDLVLEEGGATLVYAYDTGAQSTGITRLLQRVAESGLQLADIETRQSSLEEIFVGLVRDEERERA from the coding sequence ATGGCGGCAATTGTCGAGATAGACGGGCTGAGCAAAACCTATGACGGTGGGTTTACTGCGTTAGAGCCGCTAAATCTTAGCATCGAGGATGGTGAGATACTTGCGCTTCTTGGGCCAAATGGGGCGGGGAAAACCACTCTTATTTCAATGCTTTGCGGGTTGGTTTCGCCCAGCGAAGGCCGCGCGCGGGTGGCCGGGTTTGACGTGGTGGCGGACTATCGCGCGGCGCGGCGCACGATTGGGTTGGTGCCGCAGGAGATCCACCTTGAGCCGTTTCAGACGGTGTGGAATGCGCTTCGATTTACCCGCGGGCTGTTCGGGCTGAAGCGGGATGATGCGGCGCTGGAGGCGATTTTGAAGCGGTTGTCCCTGTGGGACAAACGCGGCGCGAAGATCAATGAGCTGTCTGGCGGGATGAAGCGCCGGGTGCTGATTGCCAAGGCGCTGTGCCATGATCCGAAGGTTTTGTTTTTGGACGAGCCGACCGCCGGTGTCGATGTCGAGTTGCGCCGCGACATGTGGGAGATCGTGTCGGATTTGAAGGCCGCCGGTGTGACGATCATTCTGACCACCCATTACATTGAGGAAGCGGAGGCGATTGCCGACCGGATCGGTGTGATCAACAAGGGCCGGTTGCTGTTGGTTGAGGAAAAGGCGGCGTTGATGGCGCGGATGGGGCGCAAGGAATTGCGCATTGCCCTGCGCACCCCGGCGGAGGCGGTGCCCGAGGCGTTGGGCGACTATGATCTGGTGCTGGAGGAGGGCGGGGCCACGTTGGTTTATGCCTATGACACGGGCGCGCAGAGCACGGGCATCACCCGTCTGCTGCAGCGCGTGGCCGAGAGCGGGCTACAGCTTGCTGATATTGAAACCCGGCAATCGAGCCTTGAGGAAATTTTCGTCGGGCTGGTGCGGGATGAGGAAAGGGAACGCGCATGA
- a CDS encoding calcium/sodium antiporter: protein MDWVYAGLGLIILLLAGDSLVRGAVNVSLRMGIPALIVSLTIVAFGTSAPELLIAISAIHDGAPGIAMGNVVGSNTANVLLVLGIPALLATMHTSDCETKKTYIFMLIATLLFIALAFRGVFDWKAGIVLLAALAFVLGDAFLHAQRHRREMKGLALAEAEAMEAEEIEGADPDMPWWKIGVFLVLGLIGLPLGADLLVDSSMNIARMFGVSEVVIGLTLVAVGTSLPELATTVMAAIRQQADVALGNVIGSNMFNLLAIIGITTLIGPIPVDAEFLRFDLWVMLGASLLLIPFVFLGRDITRVWGIILSALYAGYVLMVLV from the coding sequence ATGGATTGGGTGTATGCCGGGCTTGGCCTGATCATTCTGTTGCTTGCGGGCGACAGCCTTGTGCGCGGGGCTGTGAACGTGAGCCTGAGAATGGGGATACCGGCGCTGATTGTGTCGTTGACCATTGTGGCGTTCGGGACCTCGGCGCCGGAGTTGTTGATTGCCATTAGCGCCATTCATGATGGCGCGCCGGGCATTGCGATGGGCAATGTCGTGGGGTCGAACACGGCGAATGTACTGCTTGTTCTGGGGATACCGGCGCTTTTGGCGACGATGCACACTTCGGATTGCGAGACCAAGAAAACCTATATTTTCATGTTGATCGCGACCCTTCTGTTTATCGCGCTGGCGTTCCGCGGGGTGTTTGACTGGAAAGCCGGGATCGTTTTGCTGGCGGCGCTGGCGTTTGTGTTGGGGGACGCGTTTTTGCACGCGCAACGGCACCGGCGCGAGATGAAGGGCCTTGCCCTTGCCGAAGCGGAGGCCATGGAAGCGGAAGAGATCGAGGGGGCCGACCCCGACATGCCGTGGTGGAAGATCGGTGTCTTTCTTGTGCTTGGCCTGATCGGGTTGCCGCTGGGCGCGGATTTGCTGGTCGACAGTTCGATGAATATCGCGCGGATGTTTGGCGTATCGGAAGTTGTGATCGGCCTGACCCTTGTGGCGGTTGGAACGTCGTTGCCGGAATTGGCGACGACCGTGATGGCGGCCATCCGGCAGCAGGCGGATGTGGCGTTGGGCAATGTGATCGGCTCGAACATGTTCAACCTGTTGGCGATTATCGGCATCACCACGTTGATCGGGCCGATCCCGGTGGATGCAGAATTCCTTCGGTTTGATCTTTGGGTGATGCTGGGTGCGTCGCTGCTTTTGATCCCGTTTGTGTTTCTTGGACGGGACATCACGCGGGTCTGGGGGATCATTTTGTCGGCGCTTTATGCCGGCTATGTGCTCATGGTTCTGGTATGA
- a CDS encoding helix-turn-helix transcriptional regulator, with translation MKWNDLDKESCPIARGLSVIGDRWTLLILRDLFFGLRRFDELQASLGITRHLLADRLKKLEADGVLARRPYQTRPPRHEYRLTDAGKELAPVLLSIWKWSETHVASDQPSPIAFALRDTGVPLDPVLVQNGSSEPLQPRNIQPIRLTKGKPKGP, from the coding sequence ATGAAATGGAATGATCTCGACAAAGAAAGCTGCCCTATCGCCCGTGGCCTCTCGGTCATCGGCGATCGCTGGACGCTGTTAATCCTGCGCGACCTGTTCTTTGGCCTGCGCCGGTTTGATGAATTGCAAGCCAGCCTCGGCATCACCCGCCACCTGCTGGCCGATCGTTTGAAAAAGCTCGAAGCCGATGGCGTTCTGGCGCGTCGCCCCTATCAAACCCGCCCGCCGCGCCACGAATACCGGCTGACCGACGCGGGCAAAGAGCTCGCCCCCGTTCTGCTCTCGATCTGGAAATGGAGCGAAACCCATGTGGCCAGCGATCAGCCCTCGCCGATTGCCTTCGCCCTGCGCGATACTGGCGTCCCACTTGATCCCGTTCTGGTGCAAAACGGCTCGAGCGAACCGCTTCAGCCGCGCAACATCCAACCGATCCGCCTGACCAAAGGCAAACCCAAAGGCCCTTAA
- a CDS encoding LysR family transcriptional regulator — MDWQAIRFDWTQLRGFLATAEEGSLSAAARALKLTQPTLGRQVAALEEALGVVLFERVGRGLVLTPAGQELLPHARAMGDAAGRISLAAAGQAQGLEGKVRITASDVFSAHLLPPILSQLRSAAHKLQIEVVAANDIRDILRREADIAIRHVRPTEPDLIARMVRQDKGHFYAAPAYIRRHGRPETLSDLARHEFISFGDAQQMMAYLNPLGMALREGNFPIGSASGVVAWKMAREGLGIIVMVDDVAEQTPEMERLLPGMAPFEVPVWLVTHRELHSSARIRLVYDLLAGALARGS; from the coding sequence ATGGATTGGCAGGCGATACGATTTGACTGGACCCAGTTGCGCGGGTTTTTGGCGACGGCGGAGGAGGGGTCATTATCGGCGGCGGCGCGGGCGCTGAAGCTGACCCAGCCGACATTGGGGCGACAGGTTGCGGCGTTGGAAGAGGCGCTGGGCGTGGTGTTGTTTGAACGGGTCGGGCGCGGGCTTGTGCTGACCCCGGCGGGGCAGGAGCTTTTGCCACATGCGCGGGCGATGGGGGATGCGGCGGGGCGCATATCGCTGGCGGCGGCGGGGCAGGCGCAGGGGTTGGAGGGCAAGGTCAGGATCACGGCGTCGGACGTGTTTTCAGCGCATTTGCTGCCGCCGATCCTGTCGCAGCTGCGCAGCGCGGCGCATAAGTTGCAGATCGAGGTGGTCGCGGCCAATGACATTCGCGACATCCTGCGCCGGGAGGCGGATATTGCCATTCGCCATGTGCGTCCGACCGAGCCGGATTTGATTGCCCGCATGGTGCGGCAGGACAAGGGGCATTTTTACGCGGCGCCTGCTTATATCAGGCGGCACGGGCGGCCCGAGACCTTGAGCGACCTTGCGCGGCATGAGTTCATTTCCTTTGGCGATGCGCAGCAGATGATGGCGTATTTGAACCCGCTGGGCATGGCGTTGCGCGAGGGCAATTTTCCGATTGGATCGGCAAGTGGCGTGGTGGCGTGGAAGATGGCGCGCGAGGGGCTGGGGATTATCGTGATGGTCGATGATGTGGCCGAGCAAACGCCCGAGATGGAGCGGTTGTTGCCGGGGATGGCGCCGTTTGAGGTGCCTGTGTGGCTTGTCACGCACCGCGAGTTGCACAGCTCGGCGCGGATCAGGTTGGTGTATGATCTGTTGGCCGGGGCATTGGCGCGGGGAAGCTAG
- a CDS encoding class I SAM-dependent methyltransferase — MTPSTFWNKAAKGYAKRPIADTESYEYTLGRTRSYLTPTDHVLEMGCGTGSTALRLADAAGRITASDFSSEMLAIGAQKAKAQGIDNVDFVSADIETGDLAGQSFDMVCAFNVLHLVQDLDAAITGIAAKVRPGGLFISKSPCLSEPALGFKFRLMMLAVPVLQAFGKAPFVGRFSIAELEHSITSAGFEIIETGNHPAQPPARYIVARKQA, encoded by the coding sequence ATGACCCCTTCAACCTTCTGGAACAAAGCCGCCAAGGGCTATGCCAAACGCCCCATCGCCGACACCGAAAGCTATGAATACACGCTCGGACGCACCCGCTCCTACCTGACCCCCACCGACCATGTGCTTGAAATGGGCTGCGGCACCGGCTCCACCGCCCTGCGCCTCGCCGATGCCGCCGGGCGCATCACCGCTAGCGATTTCTCCAGCGAAATGCTCGCCATCGGCGCGCAAAAGGCCAAGGCCCAAGGCATCGACAACGTCGATTTTGTCTCTGCCGACATCGAAACCGGCGACCTCGCCGGTCAGAGCTTCGATATGGTCTGCGCCTTCAACGTGCTCCACCTTGTGCAGGATCTCGACGCCGCGATCACCGGCATCGCGGCAAAGGTGCGCCCCGGCGGGCTGTTCATCTCGAAATCCCCCTGCCTGTCCGAACCCGCGCTCGGCTTCAAATTCCGCCTCATGATGCTGGCGGTCCCGGTGCTGCAAGCCTTTGGCAAAGCCCCCTTTGTCGGGCGCTTCTCCATCGCTGAACTGGAACACAGCATCACCAGCGCCGGGTTTGAAATTATCGAAACCGGCAACCACCCCGCACAGCCACCCGCGCGCTATATCGTTGCCCGCAAACAGGCGTGA